In Vigna unguiculata cultivar IT97K-499-35 chromosome 3, ASM411807v1, whole genome shotgun sequence, a single genomic region encodes these proteins:
- the LOC114176081 gene encoding pyrophosphate-energized vacuolar membrane proton pump-like, protein MVAFAILIFLFLGSVEGFSTSPQPCTYDKTKTCKPALATAIFSTVSFLLGGVTSLVSGFLGMKIATYANARTTLEARKGVGKAFSTAFRYGAAMGFVLAANGLLVLYIAINLFKIYYGDDWGGLFEAITGYGLGGSSMALFGRVGGGIYTKAADVGADLVGKVERNIPEDDPRNPAVIADNVGDNVGDIAGMGSDLFGSYAESSCAALVVASISSFGLNHEFTAMLYPLIVSSVGILVCLLTTLFATDFFEIKAVKEIEPALKKQLVISTVLMTIGVAVVSFVALPTSFTIFNFGVQKDVKSWQLFLCVAVGLWAGLIIGFVTEYYTSNAYSPVQDVADSCRTGAATNVIFGLALRYKSVIIPIFAIAISIFVSFTFAAMYGIAVAALGMLSTIATGLAIDAYGPISDNAGGIGMSAEESLSPLICV, encoded by the exons ATGGTGGCTTTTGCCATTTTGATATTCCTCTTCCTTGGTTCAGTGGAAGGATTCAGCACAAGCCCCCAGCCTTGCACATACGATAAAACTAAAACGTGTAAGCCAGCACTTGCCACGGCTATTTTCAGCACCGTATCTTTCCTGCTTGGTGGCGTCACATCACTTGTTTCTGGATTCCTGGGAATGAAAATTGCAACTTACGCCAATGCAAGAACCACCCTGGAGGCAAGAAAGGGCGTTGGGAAGGCCTTCAGTACGGCTTTTAGATATGGTGCTGCTATGGGTTTTGTCCTAGCTGCAAATGGTCTTCTGGTTCTTTACATTGCCATCAACTTGTTTAAGATCTACTATGGTGATGACTGGGGTGGTCTTTTTGAGGCCATAACTGGTTATGGTCTTGGTGGGTCTTCTATGGCTTTGTTTGGGAGAGTTGGCGGAGGTATTTATACCAAAGCTGCTGATGTTGGTGCTGATCTTGTTGGCAAGGTTGAGAGGAATATTCCCGAAGATGATCCCAGAAATCCAGCT GTGATTGCTGACAATGTTGGTGACAATGTTGGAGATATAGCTGGTATGGGATCTGATCTGTTTGGTTCATATGCGGAGTCATCTTGTGCTGCTCTTGTTGTTGCTTCCATCTCCTCATTTGGGTTGAATCATGAGTTCACTGCGATGCTCTACCCTCTCATTGTCAGTTCTGTGGGTATTCTTGTTTGTTTGCTCACCACCTTATTTGCAACTGACTTCTTTGAGATCAAGGCTGTGAAGGAGATTGAGCCTGCATTGAAAAAGCAGCTCGTTATTTCCACTGTGTTGATGACTATTGGGGTTGCAGTTGTTAGTTTTGTTGCACTTCCAACTTCCTTCACTATCTTCAATTTTGGAGTGCAGAAAGACGTCAAGAGCTG GCAGCTATTTTTGTGTGTTGCTGTTGGTCTTTGGGCAGGACTTATTATCGGATTTGTAACCGAGTACTATACTAGTAATGCATATAG TCCTGTTCAAGACGTAGCTGACTCCTGCAGAACTGGTGCTGCAACTAATGTTATATTTGGCCTTGCCTTGAGATACAAGTCTGTTATCATTCCAATTTTTGCTATAGCAATTAGTATTTTTGTTAGTTTCACTTTTGCTGCCATGTATGGTATTGCCGTGGCTGCACTTGGGATGCTGAGTACCATTGCCACTGGGTTGGCCATAGACGCGTATGGTCCAATCAGTGACAATGCTGGAGGTATTGGAATGAGTGCCGAAGAATCTTTATCACCTTTAATTTGTGTATAA